Within the Pseudovibrio brasiliensis genome, the region TACCTAATTCACGTGCTATTGTCGTTGGGCTTTGTCCGGCGGCAAGCCGTGTTCTTATCTCCTCTTTATTGATCTTTGCAGGACGACCTTTGTAAACGCCTCTTGCTTTGGCCGCGGCAATACCTTCAGCCTGACGTTCTCTGCGCAAGTTGGTCTCAAACTCGGCGAACACTCCGAGCATATCGAAGAAGGCTTTACCTGCTGCGGTAGACGTGTCGACAGGTTGCTCTGTCGCATAAAGATGAGCGCCTTTGTCCTGCAGTTTTTGCACGATAACCTGCAGGTCGTGCATAGAACGTGCAAGTCGATCGATGCGCGTGACCACCAAAGTCTCTCCAGGATGAATGAAATCGAGGATTGTCTTCAATTCTGCGCGTTCTTTGAGTGAGTTCCCACTTTTCTGTTCTGAGCGGATCAGCTGACAGCCAGCTGCCTTCAACGCAAGAATTTGTGTTTCGATGTTTTGATCAGTGGAAGAGGTCCGTGCATAGCCAAGACGAGATGTTGATTTGTTCATTTTGGGTATGCCGTAGACCTTTTGTGTTCACTAATGTCAAATATATCCAAAATAGACAAATCTCAAAGAAGATTTTGTGTTCAAACAAGACGGCACTATGAGTATACCCATAATGCCGCTTTACTACTGTTAAGCTTTTAGGATTTGCTCTTGCAGCAACCGACTTCGGGTTTCGATAATTTTATGAACTCGGGATAAGATCGGGTGTGTAATCCCATTTTCTGACAGTTCGCTCATCAATGTTGTTGCGGCAGGATAGATCTTTTGCGCGAGCTTGCTCAGTTCTGAGCTCAGTAGTTTTTGTGCAGCCCTGGTTTCCGGGACTAAGGCCTG harbors:
- a CDS encoding recombinase family protein; the encoded protein is MNKSTSRLGYARTSSTDQNIETQILALKAAGCQLIRSEQKSGNSLKERAELKTILDFIHPGETLVVTRIDRLARSMHDLQVIVQKLQDKGAHLYATEQPVDTSTAAGKAFFDMLGVFAEFETNLRRERQAEGIAAAKARGVYKGRPAKINKEEIRTRLAAGQSPTTIARELGISRGTVYKVKL